One Salvia splendens isolate huo1 chromosome 12, SspV2, whole genome shotgun sequence genomic window carries:
- the LOC121756921 gene encoding coatomer subunit zeta-1-like, translating into MNLCPAVKNILLLDSEGNRVASKFFTDDWPTNKAKEAFEKAVFTKTQKTNARTEAEITMFEDNIIVYKFVQDLHFFVTGGEDENEMILATVLQGLFDAVAILLRDNVDKREALENLDLILLCIDEIVDGGIILETDASSIASKVSTNSIDSAAPLSEQTLSQALTTAREHFVRSLLQ; encoded by the exons ATG AATTTGTGCCCTGCTGTGAAGAACATTCTCCTTCTTGATTCAGAAGGGAACCGTGTCGCAAGCAAGTTCTTTACAGATGACTGGCCAACTAATAAAGCAAAAGAAGCTTTTGAGAAGGCTGTATTCaccaagactcagaagacaaaTGCCCGAACTGAAG CTGAGATAACTATGTTCGAGGACAACATCATTGTGTACAAGTTTGTTCAGGATCTGCACTTTTTTGTTACTGGGggtgaagatgaaaatgaaatgatCTTGGCCACTGTTCTTCAGGGATTATTTGATGCTGTTGCTATTCTACTTAG GGACAATGTTGACAAGAGGGAGGCGCTCGAAAATCTGGACCTCATTTTGTTATGCATTGATGAAATTGTTGATGGCGG CATTATTTTGGAAACTGATGCAAGCAGCATTGCAAGTAAAGTTTCAACTAACAGTATTGATTCTGCGGCACCACTATCTGAGCAG ACTCTAAGTCAAGCATTGACAACTGCGCGCGAGCATTTTGTGAGATCCCTTTTACAGTGA
- the LOC121759370 gene encoding uncharacterized protein LOC121759370 isoform X2, protein MSTARESGAAKNGGGLQSIPAASRKMVLSLKEIVNCTEAEIYAALKECNMDPDEAVHRLLSQDPFHEVKSKREKKKEGKDTTEARSRGANNNTGRSGKTGTDRHRGGSTHYSSESVTLVGKTTYKKEDGSVSSISATSRINRSRVSTGPSNGTTAENKGFLDGSAEAAPSGVQQASGYQSAWAGAPGQVSMADIVKMGRPQNKTSHSQNASHRNDLRFPAEHSSKDYESGTNEEWPAMEKPTAAHVQSEPYYAVDSEQHLAPSGIPSVSVNQLPEAEVVQEEDEEDEYTENYGADAAQSDSITNRKILEDDSRGASLYENDLYEDMGSFQHHAPHDFHKVEDIGVSVSSVTRDLQQLNVEKDDGGLPSEEYITPTVVIPDHLQVQNAGCLNLSFGSFGSARGAAYSSGTVKSLPVETNLEEERSDPDIPSVGHIDSRSNDYYVDDSLRNASDSGLFHRNSAGSRDYDPSSASQQEELKPENAEGAHGSQYAFPPSNSGYTYDDDQQLNATFNQTSSHAQNLAAYSDVMSYTNALPSNLTPANQSTRESDLRYSPFPVNQSMTDKFGGSAISMSEALKTAGFTLSQPSPQTQSGTGIPTGPPPPQQLVHPYTQPSVPLGPYANMIGYQYLPQSYTFLPSAFQQTFAGNSSYHQSLLSQYKNNVSATGPPQSAPGYGAFGNTANAPGNFPTAAPSGTNNLSYDDVLREQQYKDNLLSLQQQNDNSAMWLHGLNSRTMSAVPASTYYNYQVQNQQSGGFRQAQQPPSQSYGALGYPNFYHSQSGASHDQPQQQNPQDVSSLQAQQQQQPPKQPQLW, encoded by the exons ATGAGTACGGCCAGGGAGAGCGGCGCCGCCAAAAATGGCGGCGGCCTGCAATCCATTCCAGCCGCCTCGCGGAAGATGGTCCTGAGCTTGAAGGAGATTGTTAACTGCACGGAGGCAGAGATCTATGCCGCCCTCAAGGAATGCAATAtggaccccgacgaagccgtcCATCGTCTCCTCTCGCAAG ATCCTTtccatgaggtgaaaagtaaacgagaaaagaaaaaagag GGTAAAGACACTACTGAGGCTAGGTCTCGTGGGGCTAATAATAATACTGGTAGAAGTGGCAAAACTGGTACTGATCGTCACCGAGGTGGTTCAACTCATTATTCTTCTG AGTCTGTTACTTTGGTTGGAAAGACGACATATAAGAAAGAAGATGGATCAGTGTCCTCGATATCTGCTACTTCAAGAATTAACAGAAGCAGAGTATCCACAGGACCCAG TAATGGCACGACTGCTGAAAATAAAGGGTTCTTGGATGGCTCAGCCGAGGCTGCTCCATCTGGAGTACAGCAAGCTTCTGGATATCAATCTGCATGGGCTGGTGCTCCTGGACAGGTTTCCATGGCTGACATTGTAAAGATGGGCAGACCACAGAATAAAACATCACATTCACAGAATGCATCTCACCGCAATGATTTAAGATTTCCGGCAGAACATTCATCGAAAGATTATGAGTCAGGAACTAATGAAGAGTGGCCTGCCATGGAGAAGCCTACTGCTGCACATGTGCAATCGGAACCGTACTATGCTGTGGACTCTGAGCAGCATCTGGCGCCATCTGGTATACCTTCTGTCAGTGTCAATCAACTGCCTGAGGCAGAAGTGGTTcaagaagaagacgaagaagatgaATACACAGAAAATTATGGTGCTGATGCAGCACAATCTGATTCTATCACCAATAGGAAGATTTTGGAAGATGATTCAAGAGGTGCATCTCTGTATGAAAATGATTTGTATGAAGACATGGGTTCGTTTCAGCATCACGCTCCTCATGATTTCCATAAAG TTGAAGATATTGGGGTGTCAGTGTCATCAGTCACCAGAGACTTGCAACAGCTTAATGTGGAGAAGGATGATGGAGGATTGCCTTCGGAAGAATATATTACTCCTACTGTGGTGATTCCCGATCATTTGCAAGTTCAAAATGCTGGTTGTTTGAACTTGAGCTTTGGTAGTTTTGGATCTGCCAGGGGTGCTGCATATTCTTCTGGCACTGTGAAATCTTTGCCTGTAGAAACTAACTTGGAAGAGGAACGTAGCGATCCTGATATTCCATCTGTTGGGCATATTGACTCTAG AAGTAATGATTACTATGTTGACGACTCATTGCGAAATGCTTCTGACAGTGGTTTGTTCCATAGAAACAGTGCTGGTTCAAGGGATTATGATCCATCTTCAGCTTCTCAACAAGAAGAGTTGAAGCCTGAAAATGCTGAAGGGGCTCATGGAAGTCAATACGCTTTCCCCCCTTCCAACTCTGGCTACACCTATGATGACGATCAACAATTAAATGCTACTTTTAATCAAACAAGTTCCCATGCGCAGAATCTAGCTGCTTATTCAGATGTTATG TCGTACACAAATGCACTACCAAGTAATTTGACCCCTGCTAATCAGTCCACCAGAGAAAGCGATCTCCGGTACTCTCCTTTCCCAGTAAATCAATCCATGACTGACAAATTTGGCGGTTCAGCGATTTCTATGTCGGAG GCATTAAAGACTGCTGGTTTCACGTTGTCACAGCCATCTCCACAAACGCAGTCTGGGACGGGCATCCCCACGGGACCCCCTCCTCCTCAACAACTTGTTCATCCGTATACGCAGCCGAGTGTTCCATTGGGACCATACGCTAACATGATCGGCTACCAATACTTGCCTCAGAGCTACACATTCCTGCCTTCTGCTTTTCAGCAAACATTTGCAGGCAACAGCTCATACCATCAATCTCTACTTTCTCAATACAAAAACAATGTTTCCGCCACTGGTCCGCCACAGTCTGCTCCTGGATACGGTGCTTTCGGAAATACCGCAAACGCCCCTGGAAATTTCCCTACCGCTGCTCCATCTGGAACGAATAATCTAAGCTATGACGACGTCTTAAGAGAACAACAGTACAAGGACAACTTGCTCTCGCTCCAGCAGCAG AACGACAACTCAGCAATGTGGCTTCACGGGCTCAATTCTAGAACGATGTCAGCTGTTCCCGCCAGCACGTATTACAATTACCAGGTACAAAACCAGCAATCTGGTGGATTCAGACAAGCGCAGCAGCCGCCATCACAGAGCTACGGGGCGCTGGGGTACCCCAACTTCTACCATTCGCAGAGCGGTGCATCACACGATCAGCCGCAGCAGCAGAATCCGCAGGACGTGTCGTCACTCCAagcgcagcagcagcagcagccgcctAAGCAGCCACAACTTTGGTAG
- the LOC121759370 gene encoding uncharacterized protein LOC121759370 isoform X3: protein MSTARESGAAKNGGGLQSIPAASRKMVLSLKEIVNCTEAEIYAALKECNMDPDEAVHRLLSQDPFHEVKSKREKKKEGKDTTEARSRGANNNTGRSGKTGTDRHRGGSTHYSSESVTLVGKTTYKKEDGSVSSISATSRINRSRVSTGPSNGTTAENKGFLDGSAEAAPSGVQQASGYQSAWAGAPGQVSMADIVKMGRPQNKTSHSQNASHRNDLRFPAEHSSKDYESGTNEEWPAMEKPTAAHVQSEPYYAVDSEQHLAPSGIPSVSVNQLPEAEVVQEEDEEDEYTENYGADAAQSDSITNRKILEDDSRGASLYENDLYEDMGSFQHHAPHDFHKVEDIGVSVSSVTRDLQQLNVEKDDGGLPSEEYITPTVVIPDHLQVQNAGCLNLSFGSFGSARGAAYSSGTVKSLPVETNLEEERSDPDIPSVGHIDSRNSAGSRDYDPSSASQQEELKPENAEGAHGSQYAFPPSNSGYTYDDDQQLNATFNQTSSHAQNLAAYSDVMQSYTNALPSNLTPANQSTRESDLRYSPFPVNQSMTDKFGGSAISMSEALKTAGFTLSQPSPQTQSGTGIPTGPPPPQQLVHPYTQPSVPLGPYANMIGYQYLPQSYTFLPSAFQQTFAGNSSYHQSLLSQYKNNVSATGPPQSAPGYGAFGNTANAPGNFPTAAPSGTNNLSYDDVLREQQYKDNLLSLQQQNDNSAMWLHGLNSRTMSAVPASTYYNYQVQNQQSGGFRQAQQPPSQSYGALGYPNFYHSQSGASHDQPQQQNPQDVSSLQAQQQQQPPKQPQLW from the exons ATGAGTACGGCCAGGGAGAGCGGCGCCGCCAAAAATGGCGGCGGCCTGCAATCCATTCCAGCCGCCTCGCGGAAGATGGTCCTGAGCTTGAAGGAGATTGTTAACTGCACGGAGGCAGAGATCTATGCCGCCCTCAAGGAATGCAATAtggaccccgacgaagccgtcCATCGTCTCCTCTCGCAAG ATCCTTtccatgaggtgaaaagtaaacgagaaaagaaaaaagag GGTAAAGACACTACTGAGGCTAGGTCTCGTGGGGCTAATAATAATACTGGTAGAAGTGGCAAAACTGGTACTGATCGTCACCGAGGTGGTTCAACTCATTATTCTTCTG AGTCTGTTACTTTGGTTGGAAAGACGACATATAAGAAAGAAGATGGATCAGTGTCCTCGATATCTGCTACTTCAAGAATTAACAGAAGCAGAGTATCCACAGGACCCAG TAATGGCACGACTGCTGAAAATAAAGGGTTCTTGGATGGCTCAGCCGAGGCTGCTCCATCTGGAGTACAGCAAGCTTCTGGATATCAATCTGCATGGGCTGGTGCTCCTGGACAGGTTTCCATGGCTGACATTGTAAAGATGGGCAGACCACAGAATAAAACATCACATTCACAGAATGCATCTCACCGCAATGATTTAAGATTTCCGGCAGAACATTCATCGAAAGATTATGAGTCAGGAACTAATGAAGAGTGGCCTGCCATGGAGAAGCCTACTGCTGCACATGTGCAATCGGAACCGTACTATGCTGTGGACTCTGAGCAGCATCTGGCGCCATCTGGTATACCTTCTGTCAGTGTCAATCAACTGCCTGAGGCAGAAGTGGTTcaagaagaagacgaagaagatgaATACACAGAAAATTATGGTGCTGATGCAGCACAATCTGATTCTATCACCAATAGGAAGATTTTGGAAGATGATTCAAGAGGTGCATCTCTGTATGAAAATGATTTGTATGAAGACATGGGTTCGTTTCAGCATCACGCTCCTCATGATTTCCATAAAG TTGAAGATATTGGGGTGTCAGTGTCATCAGTCACCAGAGACTTGCAACAGCTTAATGTGGAGAAGGATGATGGAGGATTGCCTTCGGAAGAATATATTACTCCTACTGTGGTGATTCCCGATCATTTGCAAGTTCAAAATGCTGGTTGTTTGAACTTGAGCTTTGGTAGTTTTGGATCTGCCAGGGGTGCTGCATATTCTTCTGGCACTGTGAAATCTTTGCCTGTAGAAACTAACTTGGAAGAGGAACGTAGCGATCCTGATATTCCATCTGTTGGGCATATTGACTCTAG AAACAGTGCTGGTTCAAGGGATTATGATCCATCTTCAGCTTCTCAACAAGAAGAGTTGAAGCCTGAAAATGCTGAAGGGGCTCATGGAAGTCAATACGCTTTCCCCCCTTCCAACTCTGGCTACACCTATGATGACGATCAACAATTAAATGCTACTTTTAATCAAACAAGTTCCCATGCGCAGAATCTAGCTGCTTATTCAGATGTTATG CAGTCGTACACAAATGCACTACCAAGTAATTTGACCCCTGCTAATCAGTCCACCAGAGAAAGCGATCTCCGGTACTCTCCTTTCCCAGTAAATCAATCCATGACTGACAAATTTGGCGGTTCAGCGATTTCTATGTCGGAG GCATTAAAGACTGCTGGTTTCACGTTGTCACAGCCATCTCCACAAACGCAGTCTGGGACGGGCATCCCCACGGGACCCCCTCCTCCTCAACAACTTGTTCATCCGTATACGCAGCCGAGTGTTCCATTGGGACCATACGCTAACATGATCGGCTACCAATACTTGCCTCAGAGCTACACATTCCTGCCTTCTGCTTTTCAGCAAACATTTGCAGGCAACAGCTCATACCATCAATCTCTACTTTCTCAATACAAAAACAATGTTTCCGCCACTGGTCCGCCACAGTCTGCTCCTGGATACGGTGCTTTCGGAAATACCGCAAACGCCCCTGGAAATTTCCCTACCGCTGCTCCATCTGGAACGAATAATCTAAGCTATGACGACGTCTTAAGAGAACAACAGTACAAGGACAACTTGCTCTCGCTCCAGCAGCAG AACGACAACTCAGCAATGTGGCTTCACGGGCTCAATTCTAGAACGATGTCAGCTGTTCCCGCCAGCACGTATTACAATTACCAGGTACAAAACCAGCAATCTGGTGGATTCAGACAAGCGCAGCAGCCGCCATCACAGAGCTACGGGGCGCTGGGGTACCCCAACTTCTACCATTCGCAGAGCGGTGCATCACACGATCAGCCGCAGCAGCAGAATCCGCAGGACGTGTCGTCACTCCAagcgcagcagcagcagcagccgcctAAGCAGCCACAACTTTGGTAG
- the LOC121759370 gene encoding uncharacterized protein LOC121759370 isoform X1, which produces MSTARESGAAKNGGGLQSIPAASRKMVLSLKEIVNCTEAEIYAALKECNMDPDEAVHRLLSQDPFHEVKSKREKKKEGKDTTEARSRGANNNTGRSGKTGTDRHRGGSTHYSSESVTLVGKTTYKKEDGSVSSISATSRINRSRVSTGPSNGTTAENKGFLDGSAEAAPSGVQQASGYQSAWAGAPGQVSMADIVKMGRPQNKTSHSQNASHRNDLRFPAEHSSKDYESGTNEEWPAMEKPTAAHVQSEPYYAVDSEQHLAPSGIPSVSVNQLPEAEVVQEEDEEDEYTENYGADAAQSDSITNRKILEDDSRGASLYENDLYEDMGSFQHHAPHDFHKVEDIGVSVSSVTRDLQQLNVEKDDGGLPSEEYITPTVVIPDHLQVQNAGCLNLSFGSFGSARGAAYSSGTVKSLPVETNLEEERSDPDIPSVGHIDSRSNDYYVDDSLRNASDSGLFHRNSAGSRDYDPSSASQQEELKPENAEGAHGSQYAFPPSNSGYTYDDDQQLNATFNQTSSHAQNLAAYSDVMQSYTNALPSNLTPANQSTRESDLRYSPFPVNQSMTDKFGGSAISMSEALKTAGFTLSQPSPQTQSGTGIPTGPPPPQQLVHPYTQPSVPLGPYANMIGYQYLPQSYTFLPSAFQQTFAGNSSYHQSLLSQYKNNVSATGPPQSAPGYGAFGNTANAPGNFPTAAPSGTNNLSYDDVLREQQYKDNLLSLQQQNDNSAMWLHGLNSRTMSAVPASTYYNYQVQNQQSGGFRQAQQPPSQSYGALGYPNFYHSQSGASHDQPQQQNPQDVSSLQAQQQQQPPKQPQLW; this is translated from the exons ATGAGTACGGCCAGGGAGAGCGGCGCCGCCAAAAATGGCGGCGGCCTGCAATCCATTCCAGCCGCCTCGCGGAAGATGGTCCTGAGCTTGAAGGAGATTGTTAACTGCACGGAGGCAGAGATCTATGCCGCCCTCAAGGAATGCAATAtggaccccgacgaagccgtcCATCGTCTCCTCTCGCAAG ATCCTTtccatgaggtgaaaagtaaacgagaaaagaaaaaagag GGTAAAGACACTACTGAGGCTAGGTCTCGTGGGGCTAATAATAATACTGGTAGAAGTGGCAAAACTGGTACTGATCGTCACCGAGGTGGTTCAACTCATTATTCTTCTG AGTCTGTTACTTTGGTTGGAAAGACGACATATAAGAAAGAAGATGGATCAGTGTCCTCGATATCTGCTACTTCAAGAATTAACAGAAGCAGAGTATCCACAGGACCCAG TAATGGCACGACTGCTGAAAATAAAGGGTTCTTGGATGGCTCAGCCGAGGCTGCTCCATCTGGAGTACAGCAAGCTTCTGGATATCAATCTGCATGGGCTGGTGCTCCTGGACAGGTTTCCATGGCTGACATTGTAAAGATGGGCAGACCACAGAATAAAACATCACATTCACAGAATGCATCTCACCGCAATGATTTAAGATTTCCGGCAGAACATTCATCGAAAGATTATGAGTCAGGAACTAATGAAGAGTGGCCTGCCATGGAGAAGCCTACTGCTGCACATGTGCAATCGGAACCGTACTATGCTGTGGACTCTGAGCAGCATCTGGCGCCATCTGGTATACCTTCTGTCAGTGTCAATCAACTGCCTGAGGCAGAAGTGGTTcaagaagaagacgaagaagatgaATACACAGAAAATTATGGTGCTGATGCAGCACAATCTGATTCTATCACCAATAGGAAGATTTTGGAAGATGATTCAAGAGGTGCATCTCTGTATGAAAATGATTTGTATGAAGACATGGGTTCGTTTCAGCATCACGCTCCTCATGATTTCCATAAAG TTGAAGATATTGGGGTGTCAGTGTCATCAGTCACCAGAGACTTGCAACAGCTTAATGTGGAGAAGGATGATGGAGGATTGCCTTCGGAAGAATATATTACTCCTACTGTGGTGATTCCCGATCATTTGCAAGTTCAAAATGCTGGTTGTTTGAACTTGAGCTTTGGTAGTTTTGGATCTGCCAGGGGTGCTGCATATTCTTCTGGCACTGTGAAATCTTTGCCTGTAGAAACTAACTTGGAAGAGGAACGTAGCGATCCTGATATTCCATCTGTTGGGCATATTGACTCTAG AAGTAATGATTACTATGTTGACGACTCATTGCGAAATGCTTCTGACAGTGGTTTGTTCCATAGAAACAGTGCTGGTTCAAGGGATTATGATCCATCTTCAGCTTCTCAACAAGAAGAGTTGAAGCCTGAAAATGCTGAAGGGGCTCATGGAAGTCAATACGCTTTCCCCCCTTCCAACTCTGGCTACACCTATGATGACGATCAACAATTAAATGCTACTTTTAATCAAACAAGTTCCCATGCGCAGAATCTAGCTGCTTATTCAGATGTTATG CAGTCGTACACAAATGCACTACCAAGTAATTTGACCCCTGCTAATCAGTCCACCAGAGAAAGCGATCTCCGGTACTCTCCTTTCCCAGTAAATCAATCCATGACTGACAAATTTGGCGGTTCAGCGATTTCTATGTCGGAG GCATTAAAGACTGCTGGTTTCACGTTGTCACAGCCATCTCCACAAACGCAGTCTGGGACGGGCATCCCCACGGGACCCCCTCCTCCTCAACAACTTGTTCATCCGTATACGCAGCCGAGTGTTCCATTGGGACCATACGCTAACATGATCGGCTACCAATACTTGCCTCAGAGCTACACATTCCTGCCTTCTGCTTTTCAGCAAACATTTGCAGGCAACAGCTCATACCATCAATCTCTACTTTCTCAATACAAAAACAATGTTTCCGCCACTGGTCCGCCACAGTCTGCTCCTGGATACGGTGCTTTCGGAAATACCGCAAACGCCCCTGGAAATTTCCCTACCGCTGCTCCATCTGGAACGAATAATCTAAGCTATGACGACGTCTTAAGAGAACAACAGTACAAGGACAACTTGCTCTCGCTCCAGCAGCAG AACGACAACTCAGCAATGTGGCTTCACGGGCTCAATTCTAGAACGATGTCAGCTGTTCCCGCCAGCACGTATTACAATTACCAGGTACAAAACCAGCAATCTGGTGGATTCAGACAAGCGCAGCAGCCGCCATCACAGAGCTACGGGGCGCTGGGGTACCCCAACTTCTACCATTCGCAGAGCGGTGCATCACACGATCAGCCGCAGCAGCAGAATCCGCAGGACGTGTCGTCACTCCAagcgcagcagcagcagcagccgcctAAGCAGCCACAACTTTGGTAG
- the LOC121759371 gene encoding uncharacterized protein LOC121759371 isoform X1, with product MHDLVYVKYNQKLNERYDKRHTLDPISLDYIDHCNEWLVGELDGADGEGSDRVFDGDSLDWDTVYESSGIGEPITYTRSKKRKEASTSSSSRKASRTTTTSRKGKGQLGDEEEGSTSLEDDDIDEDEDNYLVEDDYVGDGDD from the exons ATGCATGATTTGGTTTACGTAAAATATAACCAAAAATTGAATGAGAGGTACGACAAAAGACATACACTCGATCCTATTTCACTCGATTACATTGATCACTGTAATGAGTGGTTGGTTGGAGAGTTGGATGGTGCTGATGGTGAAGGCAGTGATAGAGTTTTTGACGGAGATTCACTTGATTGGGATACTGTCTACGAGTCGTCGGGGATTGGAGAGCCTATCACATATACTAGgtctaagaaaagaaaagaagctTCTACATCATCAAGTTCTAGGAAAGCCTCAAGAACCACAACCACATCTAGAAAAGGGAAAGGCCAATTAGGG gatgaagaagaaggatctACTTCGTTGGAGGACGATGATATCGATGAGGATGAGGATAACTATCTTGTGGAGGATGACTATGTTGGGGATGGTGATGATTGA
- the LOC121759371 gene encoding uncharacterized protein LOC121759371 isoform X2 — protein MHDLVYVKYNQKLNERYDKRHTLDPISLDYIDHCNEWLVGELDGADGEGSDRVFDGDSLDWDTVYESSGIGEPITYTRSKKRKEASTSSSSRKASRTTTTSRKGKGQLGDEEEGSTSLEDDDIDEDEDNYLVEDDYVGDGDD, from the exons ATGCATGATTTGGTTTACGTAAAATATAACCAAAAATTGAATGAGAGGTACGACAAAAGACATACACTCGATCCTATTTCACTCGATTACATTGATCACTGTAATGAGTGGTTGGTTGGAGAGTTGGATGGTGCTGATGGTGAAGGCAGTGATAGAGTTTTTGACGGAGATTCACTTGATTGGGATACTGTCTACGAGTCGTCGGGGATTGGAGAGCCTATCACATATACTAGgtctaagaaaagaaaagaagctTCTACATCATCAAGTTCTAGGAAAGCCTCAAGAACCACAACCACATCTAGAAAAGGGAAAGGCCAATTA GgggatgaagaagaaggatctACTTCGTTGGAGGACGATGATATCGATGAGGATGAGGATAACTATCTTGTGGAGGATGACTATGTTGGGGATGGTGATGATTGA